From Streptomyces chrestomyceticus JCM 4735, one genomic window encodes:
- a CDS encoding enhanced serine sensitivity protein SseB C-terminal domain-containing protein, which translates to MSAGAHQGAAAGQVEQMLQQVSPGRYDAYEALLQALAAGQVWMLLWHGQAGSPDAQYGNMEVDGLGYAPCVTSAPELAASGWNRAHEVVYGRDIAATLFPDRWGLWLNPHAPGGGVGIPWLDLRRIAGGLDRLPAGPLRISEPAIEIPQFYALLGQNAHRTPAVRSLRRAWVQPALGAPYLAIGLDLYDTGQPAVDSVRLMIQQSIGAVPEGLPVSTVAMNDEYDPVGMWMRANARPFFDRDAYAAGPVPAPAPAPAPSYGYGYPRPY; encoded by the coding sequence GTGAGCGCGGGTGCGCATCAGGGAGCGGCTGCCGGGCAGGTCGAGCAGATGCTGCAGCAGGTCTCGCCCGGCCGGTACGACGCCTACGAGGCGTTGCTGCAAGCGCTCGCCGCCGGTCAGGTCTGGATGCTGCTCTGGCACGGCCAGGCCGGCTCGCCCGATGCGCAGTACGGCAACATGGAGGTCGACGGGCTCGGCTACGCGCCGTGCGTGACTTCCGCCCCCGAACTCGCCGCCAGCGGCTGGAACCGCGCCCACGAGGTCGTCTACGGACGGGACATCGCGGCCACCCTCTTCCCCGACCGCTGGGGCCTGTGGCTCAACCCGCACGCCCCCGGCGGCGGCGTCGGCATCCCGTGGCTGGACCTGCGGCGCATCGCGGGCGGCCTGGACCGGCTGCCGGCCGGCCCGCTGCGGATCTCCGAACCGGCCATCGAGATTCCCCAGTTCTACGCCCTCCTGGGGCAGAACGCGCACCGCACGCCCGCGGTGCGCTCCCTGCGCCGGGCCTGGGTGCAGCCCGCCCTCGGCGCCCCGTACCTGGCCATCGGCCTGGACCTGTATGACACGGGTCAACCGGCCGTGGACTCCGTACGGTTGATGATCCAGCAGTCCATCGGCGCGGTGCCGGAGGGACTGCCCGTCTCGACGGTCGCGATGAACGACGAGTACGACCCGGTCGGCATGTGGATGCGGGCCAACGCGCGCCCGTTCTTCGACCGCGACGCCTACGCGGCGGGCCCGGTACCCGCGCCTGCCCCGGCCCCCGCGCCGTCGTACGGGTACGGCTACCCGCGCCCGTACTGA